In Bremerella sp. JC817, the genomic window GTCGAATCGCGACGAATGTCGGTAGGCCGAGGAGGTGAGGATGCGGCGGTGCAGGTGCTTGAGGCTCCAGCCGTGATCGATCAGGTCGCTCGCGAGCCAGTCGAGCACGTCGGGATGCGAGGGGGTGCCCCCGTTGAACCCGAAATCGCTCGGGGTCGCGACCAACCCGATGCCGAAATACGATTGCCAGACGCGGTTGACGATCACCCGAGCAAACAGGGGGTTCTCCGGGTGGCTGATCCATTGGGCCAGGCGGCTCCTGCGTTCGGAATCGGGAGCCTCGGGATCGAGCCCGAACGCCCCCGGGATCGCGACGATCGCCGAGAGGCCGCCGGGGGCGACGACCCCGGCCGGGTTCGCGGGATCGCCCCGGATCAGGAGATGAGAGGC contains:
- a CDS encoding DUF1553 domain-containing protein — protein: ASHLLIRGDPANPAGVVAPGGLSAIVAIPGAFGLDPEAPDSERRSRLAQWISHPENPLFARVIVNRVWQSYFGIGLVATPSDFGFNGGTPSHPDVLDWLASDLIDHGWSLKHLHRRILTSSAYRHSSRFD